Proteins found in one Polyangiaceae bacterium genomic segment:
- a CDS encoding cytochrome c: protein MKYVALCLLILTSCRSHAVFREIDPSFNRMQVQPRVDPYEESAFFSDGLDMRQPPRGTVPFSPRPTSTRPPLTRALLERGQNRFDITCAACHGPLGNGDTVVAEHMQRRPPSLHEPRIGKLSDAELYRVIREGYGYMPSYAAKLPPKDSWAVVAYVRALRLSQNVQVSALSEHLQRELRKEAQ from the coding sequence ATGAAGTACGTGGCTCTCTGCTTGCTGATCCTCACGTCGTGCCGCAGCCACGCGGTGTTCCGCGAGATCGATCCGAGCTTCAATCGCATGCAGGTGCAGCCTCGCGTAGATCCCTACGAAGAGAGCGCGTTCTTCTCGGATGGTCTCGACATGCGGCAGCCGCCGCGGGGCACGGTGCCGTTCTCGCCACGCCCCACGAGCACACGTCCGCCGCTCACTCGCGCGCTCTTGGAGCGGGGCCAGAATCGCTTCGACATCACCTGCGCCGCCTGCCACGGTCCCCTCGGAAACGGGGATACCGTAGTGGCGGAGCACATGCAGCGGCGCCCCCCGTCGCTCCACGAGCCGCGCATAGGAAAACTCTCGGACGCCGAGCTGTATCGCGTCATACGGGAGGGTTACGGATACATGCCCAGCTACGCGGCGAAACTGCCACCAAAGGACAGCTGGGCGGTGGTGGCCTACGTCCGGGCACTGCGCCTCAGTCAGAACGTGCAGGTGAGCGCGCTCTCGGAGCACCTGCAGCGCGAGCTCCGAAAGGAGGCCCAGTGA
- the coxB gene encoding cytochrome c oxidase subunit II, giving the protein MYDLFRRLLFLPKPGSDVARRVDHLHFFVIGVTFAGAFAVFAVAVYFIVRYRRRGPKQSTPRVVAPNSFELLTGGLLLSLFIAWWVIGFRQYVDIQTPPKDSAAVYVTAKQWMWKFTSTTGRSSVGVVVIPAQQNVKFILTSRDVVHSFYVPNFRIKQDAVPGRYTSAWLRADHPGTYPVYCAEFCGLDHSRMWATLVVVTKQQYGRWLRGETPKPVAKVIEAAPGAKVSSGGSDLAEQGRKAAEKHACFSCHTTDGQPHIGPTWQGLYGSMVTLKDGTQVRADAAYLTESMMDPQAKIVRGFKPVMPTFVGTLSQPDTAAIVEYIRSLRDDTKRPAVALPEVAPVLDGGAP; this is encoded by the coding sequence CTGTACGACCTCTTCCGCCGGCTGCTGTTCCTGCCGAAGCCGGGCTCGGACGTGGCCCGTCGCGTCGATCACCTGCACTTCTTCGTCATCGGTGTGACGTTCGCGGGCGCCTTCGCCGTATTCGCCGTCGCGGTGTACTTCATCGTTCGCTACCGACGGCGAGGGCCGAAGCAGAGCACTCCGCGCGTCGTGGCGCCGAACAGCTTCGAGCTCCTCACCGGCGGGCTCTTGCTCTCCCTGTTCATCGCGTGGTGGGTGATCGGCTTTCGACAGTACGTCGACATCCAGACGCCGCCCAAGGACTCCGCTGCGGTGTACGTCACCGCCAAGCAGTGGATGTGGAAGTTCACCAGTACCACCGGCAGAAGCTCCGTGGGCGTGGTCGTGATCCCAGCGCAGCAGAACGTGAAGTTCATCCTGACTTCGCGGGACGTGGTGCACAGCTTCTACGTGCCGAACTTCCGCATCAAACAAGACGCCGTGCCCGGCCGCTACACCAGCGCGTGGCTGCGCGCCGACCATCCCGGCACGTATCCGGTGTACTGCGCCGAGTTCTGCGGGCTGGATCACTCGCGCATGTGGGCCACGCTGGTGGTCGTCACCAAGCAGCAATACGGCCGCTGGCTCCGGGGAGAAACACCGAAGCCCGTCGCAAAGGTCATCGAAGCGGCTCCCGGTGCAAAGGTGAGCAGCGGTGGTTCGGACCTGGCGGAGCAGGGGCGCAAGGCGGCGGAGAAGCATGCCTGCTTCTCCTGCCACACGACGGACGGGCAGCCCCACATCGGCCCAACCTGGCAAGGCCTGTACGGAAGCATGGTCACGCTGAAGGATGGCACCCAGGTGCGCGCCGACGCCGCCTACCTCACCGAAAGCATGATGGACCCGCAGGCGAAGATCGTTCGGGGCTTCAAACCCGTGATGCCCACCTTCGTGGGCACGCTTTCGCAACCGGACACGGCGGCCATCGTGGAATACATCCGCTCGCTCAGGGACGACACGAAGCGCCCGGCGGTGGCGCTTCCAGAGGTAGCGCCCGTGCTCGACGGAGGCGCCCCATGA
- a CDS encoding cbb3-type cytochrome c oxidase subunit I, producing the protein MSFFTDGGTTLSSWLTTRDHKRIGIMFFVATSVMLAIGGLFAMLIRIEHLTPDATIVTAQTYNRLFTLHGVTMVWLFMIPSIPAAFGNFFLPIMIGARDVAFPRLNLASFYIYLLGAVVTLAAMFIGGTDTGWTFYVPYSSSSATTVLPVLVGVFILGWSTIITGVNFITTVHTMRAKGVRWMKMPLFVWTLYATSIIQVLATPMLAITLVLIGLDQSLHWGIFDPARGGDPVLYQHLFWFYSHPAVYIMILPGMGVISECVSTFSRKNSLSYKAIVFSTLGIALVGFLTWGHHMFTAGLSTFDAGAFGLLSMMVAIFSAIKVFTWTGTLYKGAISLKTPLLYVLAFLFLFVFGGMTGVAVATMSLDVHWQDTYFVVAHFHFIMVGGTITAFLAAIHYWFPKVTGKMYPERWGATTAVLVFVGFLTTFVPQFLLGNMGMPRRYFFYPPEMQSLHVVSTVGSWVLAAGLLTTVGYLAWSLKYGEAAGDNPWDSASWEWTTASPPPKANFEGKPHFERDPYDYTEEAEGDGNLKEAEAFGG; encoded by the coding sequence ATGAGCTTTTTCACCGACGGTGGCACGACGCTCTCTTCCTGGCTCACCACGCGGGACCACAAGCGCATCGGCATCATGTTCTTCGTCGCCACCAGCGTGATGCTGGCCATCGGTGGCCTCTTCGCGATGCTGATTCGCATCGAGCACCTCACGCCCGACGCCACCATCGTGACCGCCCAGACCTACAACCGCCTGTTCACCTTGCACGGGGTGACCATGGTGTGGCTGTTCATGATCCCGAGCATCCCCGCGGCCTTCGGCAACTTTTTCTTGCCGATCATGATCGGCGCTCGGGACGTGGCCTTTCCCAGGCTGAACCTGGCGAGCTTCTACATCTACTTGCTGGGCGCCGTGGTCACCCTCGCGGCGATGTTCATCGGAGGAACCGACACCGGCTGGACCTTTTACGTGCCGTACAGCTCGAGCTCGGCGACCACCGTACTCCCGGTGCTGGTTGGAGTGTTCATTCTGGGCTGGTCGACGATCATCACTGGGGTCAATTTCATCACCACGGTGCACACCATGCGCGCCAAGGGCGTGCGCTGGATGAAGATGCCGCTGTTCGTCTGGACGCTGTACGCCACCAGCATCATCCAAGTGCTTGCCACGCCCATGCTCGCCATCACGCTGGTGTTGATCGGCCTCGATCAGTCTCTACACTGGGGCATCTTCGATCCCGCGCGCGGCGGGGACCCGGTGCTGTATCAGCACCTGTTCTGGTTCTACTCCCACCCCGCCGTGTACATCATGATCCTGCCCGGCATGGGGGTGATCAGCGAGTGCGTGTCCACGTTCTCGCGCAAGAACTCACTGTCCTACAAGGCGATCGTGTTCTCCACGCTGGGCATTGCCCTGGTCGGTTTCCTCACCTGGGGTCACCACATGTTCACGGCGGGCCTTTCCACCTTCGATGCCGGTGCGTTTGGGCTGCTTTCGATGATGGTCGCCATCTTCTCGGCCATCAAAGTCTTCACCTGGACCGGGACGCTGTACAAGGGAGCCATTTCTCTCAAGACGCCGCTCTTGTACGTGCTCGCGTTCTTGTTCCTGTTCGTCTTCGGCGGCATGACGGGTGTGGCCGTCGCCACCATGAGCTTGGACGTGCACTGGCAAGACACCTACTTCGTGGTGGCGCACTTCCACTTCATCATGGTGGGCGGCACCATCACGGCGTTCCTAGCTGCCATCCACTATTGGTTCCCCAAGGTGACGGGCAAGATGTATCCCGAGCGCTGGGGCGCCACCACGGCGGTGTTGGTGTTCGTCGGCTTCCTGACGACCTTCGTGCCGCAGTTCCTGCTCGGCAACATGGGCATGCCACGCCGCTACTTCTTCTATCCGCCAGAGATGCAGTCGCTGCACGTGGTGTCCACCGTCGGCTCTTGGGTGCTCGCCGCGGGGCTGCTCACCACCGTCGGCTACCTCGCCTGGTCGCTCAAGTACGGCGAAGCCGCTGGCGACAACCCTTGGGACTCCGCGAGTTGGGAGTGGACCACCGCGTCGCCGCCGCCCAAGGCGAACTTCGAGGGCAAGCCGCACTTCGAGCGCGACCCATACGACTACACCGAGGAAGCGGAGGGCGACGGCAATCTGAAGGAAGCGGAGGCCTTCGGTGGCTGA
- a CDS encoding cytochrome c oxidase subunit 3 produces MWLFLASEALLFGGLFTLYAAYRAHFPKAFAEAVRDNTTYLGSLNTVVLITSSFLVALAVHALRHRKPRRAIYLVLSTCFLAAVFLAIKFTEYSIHFQDGIYPGGQGAYFAHAALGTQIFFTLYFVSTGLHALHVTVGACVLGWCARRIGKERLSTHGLEAAAMYWHLVDVIWIFLWPLFYLMR; encoded by the coding sequence ATGTGGCTGTTCTTGGCCAGCGAAGCCCTGCTCTTCGGTGGCCTCTTCACGCTGTACGCCGCCTACCGTGCGCACTTCCCCAAGGCTTTCGCAGAAGCGGTGCGGGACAACACCACCTACTTGGGCTCACTGAACACCGTCGTGCTGATCACGAGCAGTTTCCTGGTCGCGCTGGCCGTACACGCGCTCCGCCACCGCAAGCCGCGACGTGCCATCTACCTGGTGCTCTCCACGTGCTTTTTGGCAGCGGTGTTCTTGGCCATCAAATTCACTGAGTATTCCATCCATTTTCAGGACGGCATCTACCCTGGGGGGCAAGGCGCCTATTTCGCTCACGCTGCCCTCGGCACTCAGATCTTCTTCACGCTGTACTTCGTGAGCACTGGCCTGCACGCCTTGCACGTCACCGTGGGCGCGTGCGTTCTCGGCTGGTGCGCGCGACGTATCGGCAAGGAGAGGCTCTCCACACATGGTCTGGAGGCTGCCGCCATGTACTGGCACCTGGTGGACGTGATCTGGATCTTCCTCTGGCCCCTCTTCTATCTGATGCGATGA
- a CDS encoding cytochrome C oxidase subunit IV family protein yields MTTTKYVLSFVALLLLTAATFGLSFVHLGALEIPVALGIAAAKSAIVAFYFMHLIEQPSSHRIAASAGVVFIAIVVTLTSLDVLTRS; encoded by the coding sequence ATGACGACGACGAAATACGTTCTCAGCTTCGTGGCCCTGTTGCTGCTCACGGCAGCCACCTTCGGCCTCTCCTTCGTGCACCTGGGAGCGCTCGAAATCCCCGTTGCCCTCGGCATCGCGGCGGCCAAGAGCGCCATCGTCGCGTTCTACTTCATGCACCTGATCGAGCAGCCCTCGAGCCACCGCATCGCGGCGTCCGCGGGCGTGGTGTTCATTGCCATCGTCGTCACGCTCACCTCGCTGGACGTGCTCACCCGGAGCTGA
- a CDS encoding 1-acyl-sn-glycerol-3-phosphate acyltransferase, which translates to MTFESFAAWRARAEKYFDRRDWWRLGPGAVLRSTLRLAVSRDTASGRQEGIDDRDPDFVDLACDLFEVVGERYFRWEVHGVHHVPAKGAALLVGSHNGGIITIDSLLTIAAIRNQYGVERAVHPLAHDVLFQDERVRELSIRFGTLRAGQAGAAAALQAGRLVLVYPGSDYDSTRPFRDRHRIELGGRTGFLELALRERVPIVPVVSVGTHEQLIVLTRGDRLAKLLGLKKLFRADVMPIALALPWGISSGLLPYFPLPAQTTIAFGEPLSWPDLGPEHAKEPAVLARCYREVEQRLQRELDDISRGRIPFLGRR; encoded by the coding sequence ATGACGTTCGAGAGCTTCGCGGCCTGGCGTGCGCGCGCCGAAAAGTACTTCGATCGCCGTGATTGGTGGCGTCTCGGGCCGGGAGCGGTGCTGCGCTCGACGCTGCGCTTGGCCGTCTCGCGGGATACCGCGTCGGGCCGACAAGAAGGGATCGACGATCGCGATCCCGACTTCGTGGACCTCGCCTGTGATCTGTTCGAGGTCGTGGGGGAGCGCTACTTCCGCTGGGAGGTCCACGGCGTGCATCACGTCCCAGCGAAGGGCGCGGCGCTCCTGGTCGGTAGCCACAACGGCGGCATCATCACGATAGACAGCTTGCTCACCATCGCGGCCATTCGAAACCAGTACGGCGTCGAGCGAGCGGTGCACCCGCTGGCGCACGACGTCTTGTTCCAGGACGAACGCGTGCGCGAGCTGTCCATTCGCTTCGGCACGCTGCGCGCCGGGCAGGCGGGCGCGGCGGCGGCGCTCCAGGCAGGCCGCTTGGTGCTGGTGTACCCGGGGTCGGACTACGATTCCACGCGGCCGTTCCGCGATCGCCATCGCATCGAGCTCGGCGGGCGCACGGGATTCCTGGAGCTCGCCTTGCGCGAGCGCGTGCCCATCGTACCCGTGGTCTCCGTCGGAACTCACGAACAGCTCATCGTGCTCACCCGCGGGGATCGCCTGGCCAAGCTGCTCGGCCTGAAGAAGCTGTTCCGCGCGGACGTGATGCCCATCGCGCTGGCGCTGCCTTGGGGCATCAGCTCGGGACTCCTCCCCTATTTCCCGCTGCCTGCGCAGACCACCATCGCGTTCGGCGAGCCGCTGTCGTGGCCCGATCTGGGTCCGGAGCACGCGAAGGAACCCGCCGTGCTCGCCCGCTGCTATCGCGAGGTGGAGCAGCGCCTGCAACGCGAGCTGGATGACATCAGCCGCGGACGCATTCCGTTTCTGGGCCGCCGCTGA
- a CDS encoding AgmX/PglI C-terminal domain-containing protein — protein MAQLHSETRASGRMTAVMQAVPSAGPKVLRIAAVTGGRIVEERIFKKRVDVSVGANERNTFVVRGAAQGTLFELTRDGYRLNPPRGARGRVMTASGVIDLEKHDGAIALDDAARGKIVFGETTLLFQMVVAPPLLPRPQLPVSVTRGAGAPDWTTMVVAALSFLLHFMALGSLYSDWLDPVVDDGVVVSGLVDAIQVLPPPVVETDPQMASTASPAASRPTAATPPRGAAGGRTPAGSSAGAAAGRQAALAHELEQIELATLGTLGQRGPATAGVLSGHELPTTALDAAAQSEAGVSSGQKLTFHGGGALTPGKRGGTLSELGERGTSVAQNDTGTATTVAPPKGAANVPPPVVGGGDVANASAVVAGMRAGFRRCYNLGLLDHPDAQGTVRLSITVGPGGEVRGVSASPSGNLPSSVVACVRSRASVATFDAPVGGSAVVNVPVSFLKLPGR, from the coding sequence ATGGCACAGCTACATTCGGAGACCCGCGCTTCGGGTCGCATGACGGCCGTGATGCAGGCCGTCCCGAGCGCGGGCCCGAAGGTCCTGCGCATCGCGGCGGTAACCGGCGGACGCATCGTAGAAGAGCGGATCTTCAAGAAGCGCGTGGACGTCAGCGTTGGCGCGAACGAACGGAATACCTTCGTGGTGCGGGGAGCGGCCCAGGGCACGCTGTTCGAGCTGACCCGCGACGGCTACCGTCTCAATCCGCCGAGGGGCGCGCGTGGGCGGGTGATGACCGCGTCCGGCGTGATCGACCTCGAGAAGCACGACGGCGCGATTGCCCTCGACGACGCCGCCCGCGGCAAGATCGTCTTCGGAGAGACCACGCTCCTGTTTCAGATGGTCGTGGCGCCGCCGCTCTTGCCGCGACCTCAGCTGCCAGTCTCGGTGACCCGTGGCGCCGGCGCTCCGGACTGGACCACGATGGTGGTCGCGGCGCTGTCGTTCCTGCTGCATTTCATGGCGCTGGGATCGCTGTATTCGGACTGGCTGGACCCCGTGGTGGACGACGGCGTGGTCGTCTCGGGCTTGGTGGACGCGATCCAGGTGCTGCCCCCACCGGTGGTGGAGACAGACCCGCAAATGGCGAGCACCGCATCGCCGGCGGCCAGTCGACCCACCGCCGCGACGCCGCCTCGGGGCGCCGCGGGAGGACGAACGCCTGCGGGCAGCAGCGCGGGTGCGGCCGCCGGGCGACAGGCGGCGCTGGCTCACGAGCTCGAACAGATCGAGCTCGCGACCTTGGGCACCCTGGGTCAGCGTGGCCCCGCCACGGCAGGCGTGCTTTCGGGTCACGAGCTGCCGACCACCGCCTTGGACGCCGCCGCCCAGAGCGAGGCGGGAGTCTCGTCGGGCCAAAAGCTCACGTTCCATGGCGGCGGCGCACTGACGCCGGGCAAGCGCGGCGGCACTCTGAGTGAGCTTGGTGAGCGCGGAACCAGCGTCGCCCAGAACGACACCGGCACAGCGACCACGGTCGCGCCGCCGAAGGGCGCGGCGAACGTCCCGCCCCCGGTGGTAGGCGGCGGCGACGTCGCGAACGCCTCAGCGGTGGTTGCCGGCATGCGCGCGGGCTTCCGTCGCTGCTATAACCTCGGCCTCTTGGACCATCCGGACGCCCAAGGCACGGTGCGGCTGTCCATCACCGTCGGACCGGGGGGCGAGGTCCGCGGGGTCAGCGCCTCTCCGAGCGGCAACCTGCCGAGCTCCGTGGTGGCGTGCGTGCGCAGTCGGGCCAGCGTCGCCACTTTCGACGCCCCCGTCGGTGGCAGCGCAGTGGTCAACGTCCCGGTGAGCTTCCTCAAGCTCCCAGGCCGCTGA